The Gemmatimonadaceae bacterium genome contains a region encoding:
- a CDS encoding uroporphyrinogen-III synthase gives MFRNDVPAMDALGGVRIVVLRSEGRGGPLAAALRQAGATVTEVALMHVDQLDAAPLTASVAKMSSYQWLVLASPHAVPPLETSLAAAQVVLGACKLAVVGDATGDAVEATGWPVVLTPERSGTDGLIDAMATRSDVDGAHVLYPAADSDRDSLPAGLRALGAMVDVVPVFRVVPDAEARRQLRALIADGAFDLVTVSVPGTLDALLEAIPPEHVRRVPVACVGPVAARAARKAGFPVKVEAENPSPATLARRIVAAFRSSR, from the coding sequence ATGTTCCGGAACGATGTGCCTGCAATGGACGCCCTGGGTGGCGTGCGCATTGTCGTGTTGCGCTCGGAGGGTCGCGGCGGCCCGCTGGCGGCCGCATTGCGTCAGGCCGGGGCGACGGTCACCGAGGTCGCCCTCATGCATGTGGACCAGCTTGATGCGGCGCCGCTGACCGCGTCGGTTGCAAAGATGTCGTCGTACCAGTGGCTGGTGCTGGCCAGCCCGCACGCGGTACCGCCGTTGGAGACCAGCCTGGCCGCGGCGCAGGTGGTGCTGGGCGCCTGCAAGTTGGCCGTGGTGGGTGATGCCACGGGGGACGCCGTCGAGGCGACGGGGTGGCCGGTGGTGTTGACGCCCGAGCGTTCCGGCACGGACGGGCTGATTGACGCGATGGCCACGCGCAGTGACGTGGACGGCGCGCATGTGCTGTATCCGGCCGCGGACAGCGATCGAGACAGCCTGCCGGCCGGTCTTCGCGCGCTTGGTGCGATGGTCGATGTCGTCCCGGTGTTTCGGGTGGTACCCGATGCCGAGGCACGTCGGCAGTTGCGTGCCCTGATTGCCGACGGCGCCTTCGACCTGGTGACGGTGTCGGTGCCCGGTACCCTGGACGCGCTGCTGGAGGCCATCCCGCCCGAACATGTGCGACGCGTGCCGGTGGCGTGCGTCGGGCCCGTCGCGGCTCGCGCGGCGCGCAAGGCCGGGTTTCCCGTCAAGGTGGAAGCGGAAAACCCGTCGCCGGCCACATTGGCACGTCGTATCGTCGCCGCGTTTCGCTCGTCTCGCTAG